acaaggacagtcacaacctgtaccataaagtgcaaacaattgtCATTCCTagtgtccaacggacaacactatgataagaataaagaaatttaaatgacaaattattcaaaaaacaaaatgcacacaaaattaagtgcccacaagatgccacaaatcaaactaaaatgcaacaggattccactactcacaataaaatgcccacaggatcccacatcaaaataaaaaaaatgctcataggatcccacaatttaaaagtaagtgctcacaggatccaactattcaaaatacagtgcccaccggatcccactattcacaataaaatgcccacaggttgccacaactcaaaaaaaaatataaaatgaccacaggatcccacatctcaaaataaaacaaaatgcgcacaggattacACTATTTAAAACACTCACatgatccaactattcaaaatacagtgcccacaggattccacttttcacaataaaatgtccacaggatcccacagaacctgatagatagaagatttaaagatagaacaatctcatccttttggaaaaaaagtgcaccagattacgacctgattatgagacaatggaaagggcgtgcgcaaggcaaggccacgcaattggccttcagttctgggactcagaagtttatatttctgcccgcatttaatttttcaccatcaatatttttttactcagtaatgtgagggcgttcaaatgtagtgaagtaaaactacttgggtcaaaatgtactcaagtaaaagtaaaaattacatattttaaaaactactcagaaaattacaaattactcataaaaagtactcaattacactaatgtgagtaaatgtaattagttactttccacccctgcactggtatcagtaccgatttcaagaaaacactgtgggAACGAGTTAAACCGAGACGCCGCTTTTAGTCTAAAGTTGCTAGCTACCGTGACATTCGATACACATATGTCAATCATGACTACCTATTTTCCGCGGTCTAGTAAAATACTTTAGCCTGCACGGATTTCGATTAAGTTTGGTCAGTATTGAgataaaagctgtatttttaggTCCACATTAATTTTGATGGTGTCCGGAGCGTTGATGAAGCCCACAGAccgcttgaaaacaacaaaatatctTCTCGCTGGTCTCCCGACCTGAAATCGCCTCAGAGTTGACTATTAGCAGTGCCTGATGATTGGCTGGGTTGTGCTTGATTGGCTGGTGGGagtgcaggaggcagaggttgtGGTTGTGGCACCGGAACTGATGGCGCTGGAGCTCACAGTGCAAGTGCGGCAGACAGAGGTTGCTGCCGTGGTGGCGCCAGAGCTGGTGGTGCCGGAACTGGCAGTGGAGGtgcgggaggcaggggtagcggctgtgggtgaactggtggtggaggtaggggaggcaggggtagcggctgtgggtgaactggaggtggaggtgggggaggcaggggtagcggctgtgggtgaactggtggtggaggtgggggaggcaggggtagcggctgtgggtgaactggtggtggaggtgggggaggcaggggtagcggctgtgggtgaactggaggtggaggtgcgggaggcagaggtagcggctgtgggtgaactggtggtggaggtgcgggaggcaggggtagcggctgtgggtgaactggcggtggaggtgggggaggcaggggtagcggctgtgggtgaactggcagtggaggtgggggaggcaggggtagcggctgtgggtgaactggaggtggaggtgcgagaggcaggggtagcggctgtgggtgaactggtggtggaggtgcgggaggcaggggtagcggctgtgggtgaactggtggtggaggtgcgggaggcaggggtagcggctgtgggtgaactggcggtggaggtggaggaggcaggggtagcggctgtgggtgaactggcggtggaggtgggggaggcaggggtagcggctgtgggtgaactggcagtggaggtgggggaggcaggggtagtggctgtgggtgaactggaggtggaggtgcgggaggcaggggtagcggctgtgggtgaactggtggtggaggtgggggaggcaggggtagtggctgtgggtgaactggtggtggaggtgggggaggcgggggtagcggctgtggatGCACCTGAGCGTGCGGCTGCTGGGCCGGGATGGCTGGCGCAGATCTTGGCGGGGCAGCATCGAGATCTGGATCGGCTACAACACACTGAGAGTCTTTTGTTAGTACACTTTTTAATCCCTACCTGTCGTGCTTGCCTTTTCTCGGCTTCTTCAAGCCAacattttgctttttcttccatatctgCTTTATATTTAGCAAATTACTTGCGCGTTTCTCTATCTGCGCCCTTCGGCTCTGTTTTTGCTCTCTCAACTAGTTGGCGCAGATAGTCAGTCTACACTTGAACCAAACCCATAATGCTTAACCCAAAAACCCACATGTCGAGTTACATCTTCTAAATAATCTCTGGTCATTTGGTAAATTACACttatagttattattattatgattatattATGAGCCTCCGATGCTTTACTCTTACTATGTATTTTACCAACTTTACCCAAATTACTCATAATTCTAGATAATCCCAGAGATGacccttcacacttttttttttttttttgtgagagGGGTCCAAAAAAAATTCCCAAATCAATTAAACATGTCAGAAAAAATCCTCAAAATTTAGATCCGCTCCTCGTACCAACGAAGCAAACAGTTCCCCCGTTCCTATCGGATATCTCTGCCGCTCCAGGGCTACCCAACACTGTATTACATCTAATCAGTGCACTTCTGCCCAGCTGGATCTCTGGCCAGACTAACGGGCGCTAGGCTAAGTCCTATCTCGCGTGGGCGATATCGCAGTATCCCCACCTTATAGACTTTCTGTAGGCGATATCTCACTATATCCCTATCATATAACAGAGATCATCCGGCAGGCAGACACTGGCGGATATTTAacactcaaaaaaaaaattcctagAATTTTATAAACTAAAATTCCCACTTATTGCGGTTTGTTTGATCGGGCGGAGAACACCACCGGAGACTGGCGGTGACGTCACTCCCTGGATAGGTACTTTCCCTTTTCTCACGGGGTTCCCACTTTGCCTAGGCGAGGCTTATGATCCGCACCACCTGATGGTAGTTGGTAgtctatatgtcttgtctttgtaccagtcgACTGCCGGTTATTATATCTTTAATtcggatcatgtcacgggtttttggtttgtgcacctTACTCATTAAAtgctcctttttccctgagacttggagtgatcgcttccttttcatatcgcactccctgcccgtcacagtaatCAACAAACAAATGTCCAACACAAATACAATgagaccaccaccaccccaagtGTCTGTccacctctccacacacaccacacaaccccCGCCCCCCCCTTTATTtcagtctctctgtgtctctcatgGTTCCTTTGCAGGTCTACTATGTTCGTACTGTTCCATAGATCACTGAGTCGTCCACGTTCCGAGTTGGTGACCTAAAGAACAAACTTTAATATTTTAGACCTCCTGTCTTAAATATACACATACCATTCCATTATATTACTTCTAAATACCATCATAGTATTTTTGTCCAGTTGAGAAACTCACCCAGTGGCAGCATTATGAGAGAGGATTGTAAGATTCCCATACTGGTGCTTCCCCTGCTGGTCAATGCTCGTCACACCATCACTCTGAACCCTGACTGTAGCATACAAGACATCATCCTGTAAAGGAATGGATAAGCTGGGTGTGACAGTGTCATCAGCAGTTTCAGACACGGGAGCAGCAGTCTGTGAAAATGAACATTGACGGAAATTAATAAGTGATAAATAATTGGGTAATGAAGTTAACCAGTAGATGGCAGTAACTTCCTTTAGAAATGTTCATACCGTTTATTGAAATTCACTGCCATCTAGAGGACCATTAGAGGACCCCCTACCTGTGTGGTCTCCTTATGGTTGGTGTCACTTGTTTTTTTCTTAATCCTTTGATTAGaagaaataaaatgtttattattagtagtaaaCCAACTGCATATTTTATAAGATCATCAGAGGGaccacaaaataaacaaacaattgCTGAATGAATGAACATCACTTTACTGACCTGTATATGCAGATGAAGACAGTGAGAAGGAGAAATACCCCTCCTCCCACTACAATCCAAACTGCAGACAAACTCTGACCTCCTGAAGGACAAGGACCATCACCATCACTTAGTCATCAGTTTATGGACACTGTTATGTTCTCTAATTATGTACCACCTACTCTTAACAGTGATGGTCACAGTTCCATTGAGAGCTCCATGTTCATTCTGAGCTACACAGTAGTACAGACTAGTGTGTTCAGCAATGATGTTAGTGATGCTGTAACTCTGTCCAGATCCTACAGGTGAGGTTTCTCCTTCTTTAAACCAGGTGTAGTTCAGCACAGGTGGGTTGGCATCACTGCTGCATGTCAGAGTCACTGAACTGTTCTCCACTATTTCACCAGAGGGACTGATGGACACCGACACATTCTTTGGAGGATCTAAAACAGAAATGTATTTCTTTTGGGGAAATGCTTTAAATTGTCTGAGATTACTGTGTGTGATTAGGTTACAGAAGATGATCATTAAAAAATGAAAGTGATCATTAACACACAAAATGATCATTACACACAACATTAAGAAATACAGATGTAGAGTTGCTCACTGAACAGCTTTCCAATATTTTAATAGAGGAACTAATGGACCCTGTGGATCTAAACATGAAACCATGCAGTTCACATGTATATGAGAAGACATTTCTTCTTACATCTTAAACATCAATTAGAATAAAACGTACTGTGGATTATTTAAGCAACAATATtatgataaataaataatgtgacTCACATGTGACAGTGAGAGTTTGATGTAGAGAGGGGAGATGTTCATATCCTCTTACAGCACATCTATAACTGCCTGCATCCTCACTGCTGACTGACTGCAGGTGAAGTGGGTTTGTACTGGAGGATAAAGGACGTCCATTTTTGTACCAGATGAATGTTGGTCTGTCAGTCAGACTGCAGGTGGTTGTACATGTCAGATCGGTGGTGTTTCCCTCTATTACTGCTTGACTGGTGTCCACATGCAGGTCTAAGACAAAGAGATTATCAGCAGTGTGAGAGCAGAGATGATACTGGCAGTGCAGCTCTCCCCCAGGACTGGAGCTGAACCCCCTGGTGTAGCAATAAATACTCAGATGGAGCTTCATGAATATGTCACATGTTCAGAGCTTGACAGTGAGATAAATCACTGTGAGACCACGATGGTTAAAGTGATATCATGGCAGGATATCTTTTAGCAGGATGATGTGATGATAAAACTTACCTGTAACTTTCAGGTTTATTCCAGGAGTACCCGCCCATCTCtcactggctgtgtgtgtttcaacTCTGAAGCAGTACTGGTGTTCATCCTCCTTTGTTACATTAGTCAGTCTGAGGGAGAAGTGCTGCTGTGTATCATTGTAGAACTGAACCCTGTTTGAGTACTCAGGAAGATTAAGCAGAGAAGTGGTATCCCCACCCTTAACTGGGTCTATATACCAGAAAGCCTCAGTCACTGTAacactgtgtgggtgtgtataagtCCCATTCATTAACACAGTAGTCCCCTTTAAAGCACATATCATGTCTTGGCTGTATTTCATACTCCATTTGTTGCCAGATTCTCCTgtaaaa
The genomic region above belongs to Brachyhypopomus gauderio isolate BG-103 unplaced genomic scaffold, BGAUD_0.2 sc44, whole genome shotgun sequence and contains:
- the LOC143486082 gene encoding HEPACAM family member 2-like isoform X1 translates to MSLPSVLQVWQIFKMCNQNLSCAELCCAVCCCVTLQGCLMMTLRTPLLPLTLIILFSTLGESGNKWSMKYSQDMICALKGTTVLMNGTYTHPHSVTVTEAFWYIDPVKGGDTTSLLNLPEYSNRVQFYNDTQQHFSLRLTNVTKEDEHQYCFRVETHTASERWAGTPGINLKVTDLHVDTSQAVIEGNTTDLTCTTTCSLTDRPTFIWYKNGRPLSSSTNPLHLQSVSSEDAGSYRCAVRGYEHLPSLHQTLTVTYPPKNVSVSISPSGEIVENSSVTLTCSSDANPPVLNYTWFKEGETSPVGSGQSYSITNIIAEHTSLYYCVAQNEHGALNGTVTITVKRGQSLSAVWIVVGGGVFLLLTVFICIYRIKKKTSDTNHKETTQTAAPVSETADDTVTPSLSIPLQDDVLYATVRVQSDGVTSIDQQGKHQYGNLTILSHNAATGSPTRNVDDSVIYGTVRT
- the LOC143486082 gene encoding B-cell receptor CD22-like isoform X2, which gives rise to MSLPSVLQVWQIFKMCNQNLSCAELCCAVCCCVTLQGCLMMTLRTPLLPLTLIILFSTLGESGNKWSMKYSQDMICALKGTTVLMNGTYTHPHSVTVTEAFWYIDPVKGGDTTSLLNLPEYSNRVQFYNDTQQHFSLRLTNVTKEDEHQYCFRVETHTASERWAGTPGINLKVTDLHVDTSQAVIEGNTTDLTCTTTCSLTDRPTFIWYKNGRPLSSSTNPLHLQSVSSEDAGSYRCAVRGYEHLPSLHQTLTVTYPPKNVSVSISPSGEIVENSSVTLTCSSDANPPVLNYTWFKEGETSPVGSGQSYSITNIIAEHTSLYYCVAQNEHGALNGTVTITVKRGQSLSAVWIVVGGGVFLLLTVFICIYRIKKKTSDTNHKETTQDDVLYATVRVQSDGVTSIDQQGKHQYGNLTILSHNAATGSPTRNVDDSVIYGTVRT
- the LOC143486082 gene encoding B-cell receptor CD22-like isoform X3, translating into MMTLRTPLLPLTLIILFSTLGESGNKWSMKYSQDMICALKGTTVLMNGTYTHPHSVTVTEAFWYIDPVKGGDTTSLLNLPEYSNRVQFYNDTQQHFSLRLTNVTKEDEHQYCFRVETHTASERWAGTPGINLKVTDLHVDTSQAVIEGNTTDLTCTTTCSLTDRPTFIWYKNGRPLSSSTNPLHLQSVSSEDAGSYRCAVRGYEHLPSLHQTLTVTYPPKNVSVSISPSGEIVENSSVTLTCSSDANPPVLNYTWFKEGETSPVGSGQSYSITNIIAEHTSLYYCVAQNEHGALNGTVTITVKRGQSLSAVWIVVGGGVFLLLTVFICIYRIKKKTSDTNHKETTQTAAPVSETADDTVTPSLSIPLQDDVLYATVRVQSDGVTSIDQQGKHQYGNLTILSHNAATGSPTRNVDDSVIYGTVRT